One region of Mus musculus strain C57BL/6J chromosome 3, GRCm38.p6 C57BL/6J genomic DNA includes:
- the Slc35a3 gene encoding UDP-N-acetylglucosamine transporter isoform X3 — protein METLKLAIPSGIYTLQNNLLYVALSNLDAATYQVTYQLKILTTALFSVSMLGKKLGVYQWLSLVILMAGVAFVQWPSDSQELNSKDLSTGSQFVGLMAVLTACFSSGFAGVYFEKILKETKQSVWIRNIQLGFFGSIFGLMGVYVYDGELVSKNGFFQGYNQLTWIVVALQALGGLVIAAVIKYADNILKGFATSLSIILSTIISYFWLQDFVPTSVFFLGAILVIAATFLYGYDPKPAGNPTKA, from the exons ATGGAAACCCTGAAGCTCGCTATCCCGTCAGGGATATATACTCTTCAGAACAACTTACTCTATGTGGCACTGTCAAACCTAGATGCAGCCACTTACCAG gttacATATCAGTTGAAAATACTTACAACAGCATTATTTTCTGTGTCTATGCTTGGTAAAAAATTAGGTGTGTACCAGTGGCTCTCCCTAGTAATTCTGATGGCAGGAGTTGCTTTTGTACAG tgGCCTTCAGATTCTCAAGAGCTGAACTCTAAGGACCTTTCAACAGGCTCACAGTTTGTAGGCCTCATGGCAGTTCTCACAGCCTGTTTTTCAAGTGGCTTTGCTGGAGTTTATTTTgagaaaatcttaaaagaaacaaaacagtcaGTATGGATAAGGAACATTCAACTTG GTTTCTTTGGAAGTATATTTGGATTAATGGGTGTATACGTTTATGATGGAGAATTGGTCTCAAAGAATGGATTTTTTCAGGGATATAATCAACTGACGTGGATAGTTGTTGCTCTGCAG GCACTTGGAGGCCTTGTAATAGCTGCTGTCATCAAATatgcagataacattttaaaaggatTTGCGACCTCCTTATCCATAATATTGTCAACAATAATATCTTATTTTTGGTTGCAAGATTTTGTGCCAACCAG TGTCTTTTTCCTTGGAGCCATCCTTGTAATAGCAGCTACTTTCTTGTACGGTTACGATCCCAAACCTGCAGGAAATCCCACTAAAGCATAG
- the Slc35a3 gene encoding UDP-N-acetylglucosamine transporter isoform X1 — MERVPVTNEEKTMSANLKYLSLGILVFQTTSLVLTMRYSRTLKEEGPRYLSSTAVVVAEFLKIMACIFLVYKDSKCSVRALNRVLHDEILNKPMETLKLAIPSGIYTLQNNLLYVALSNLDAATYQVTYQLKILTTALFSVSMLGKKLGVYQWLSLVILMAGVAFVQWPSDSQELNSKDLSTGSQFVGLMAVLTACFSSGFAGVYFEKILKETKQSVWIRNIQLGFFGSIFGLMGVYVYDGELVSKNGFFQGYNQLTWIVVALQALGGLVIAAVIKYADNILKGFATSLSIILSTIISYFWLQDFVPTSVFFLGAILVIAATFLYGYDPKPAGNPTKA; from the exons acaaatGAAGAGAAAACAATGTCTGCCAACCTAAAATATCTTTCCTTGGGAATTTTGGTGTTTCAGACTACCAGTCTGGTTCTAACGATGCGGTATTCTAGGACTTTAAAAGAGGAGGGGCCTCGTTATCTGTCTTCTACAGCAGTGGTTGTGGCTGAATTTTTGAAGATAATGGCCTGCATCTTTTTAGTCTACAAAGACAGTA AGTGTAGTGTGAGAGCACTGAATAGAGTACTGCATGATGAAATTCTTAATAAGCCCATGGAAACCCTGAAGCTCGCTATCCCGTCAGGGATATATACTCTTCAGAACAACTTACTCTATGTGGCACTGTCAAACCTAGATGCAGCCACTTACCAG gttacATATCAGTTGAAAATACTTACAACAGCATTATTTTCTGTGTCTATGCTTGGTAAAAAATTAGGTGTGTACCAGTGGCTCTCCCTAGTAATTCTGATGGCAGGAGTTGCTTTTGTACAG tgGCCTTCAGATTCTCAAGAGCTGAACTCTAAGGACCTTTCAACAGGCTCACAGTTTGTAGGCCTCATGGCAGTTCTCACAGCCTGTTTTTCAAGTGGCTTTGCTGGAGTTTATTTTgagaaaatcttaaaagaaacaaaacagtcaGTATGGATAAGGAACATTCAACTTG GTTTCTTTGGAAGTATATTTGGATTAATGGGTGTATACGTTTATGATGGAGAATTGGTCTCAAAGAATGGATTTTTTCAGGGATATAATCAACTGACGTGGATAGTTGTTGCTCTGCAG GCACTTGGAGGCCTTGTAATAGCTGCTGTCATCAAATatgcagataacattttaaaaggatTTGCGACCTCCTTATCCATAATATTGTCAACAATAATATCTTATTTTTGGTTGCAAGATTTTGTGCCAACCAG TGTCTTTTTCCTTGGAGCCATCCTTGTAATAGCAGCTACTTTCTTGTACGGTTACGATCCCAAACCTGCAGGAAATCCCACTAAAGCATAG
- the Slc35a3 gene encoding UDP-N-acetylglucosamine transporter, producing the protein MSANLKYLSLGILVFQTTSLVLTMRYSRTLKEEGPRYLSSTAVVVAEFLKIMACIFLVYKDSKCSVRALNRVLHDEILNKPMETLKLAIPSGIYTLQNNLLYVALSNLDAATYQVTYQLKILTTALFSVSMLGKKLGVYQWLSLVILMAGVAFVQWPSDSQELNSKDLSTGSQFVGLMAVLTACFSSGFAGVYFEKILKETKQSVWIRNIQLGFFGSIFGLMGVYVYDGELVSKNGFFQGYNQLTWIVVALQALGGLVIAAVIKYADNILKGFATSLSIILSTIISYFWLQDFVPTSVFFLGAILVIAATFLYGYDPKPAGNPTKA; encoded by the exons ATGTCTGCCAACCTAAAATATCTTTCCTTGGGAATTTTGGTGTTTCAGACTACCAGTCTGGTTCTAACGATGCGGTATTCTAGGACTTTAAAAGAGGAGGGGCCTCGTTATCTGTCTTCTACAGCAGTGGTTGTGGCTGAATTTTTGAAGATAATGGCCTGCATCTTTTTAGTCTACAAAGACAGTA AGTGTAGTGTGAGAGCACTGAATAGAGTACTGCATGATGAAATTCTTAATAAGCCCATGGAAACCCTGAAGCTCGCTATCCCGTCAGGGATATATACTCTTCAGAACAACTTACTCTATGTGGCACTGTCAAACCTAGATGCAGCCACTTACCAG gttacATATCAGTTGAAAATACTTACAACAGCATTATTTTCTGTGTCTATGCTTGGTAAAAAATTAGGTGTGTACCAGTGGCTCTCCCTAGTAATTCTGATGGCAGGAGTTGCTTTTGTACAG tgGCCTTCAGATTCTCAAGAGCTGAACTCTAAGGACCTTTCAACAGGCTCACAGTTTGTAGGCCTCATGGCAGTTCTCACAGCCTGTTTTTCAAGTGGCTTTGCTGGAGTTTATTTTgagaaaatcttaaaagaaacaaaacagtcaGTATGGATAAGGAACATTCAACTTG GTTTCTTTGGAAGTATATTTGGATTAATGGGTGTATACGTTTATGATGGAGAATTGGTCTCAAAGAATGGATTTTTTCAGGGATATAATCAACTGACGTGGATAGTTGTTGCTCTGCAG GCACTTGGAGGCCTTGTAATAGCTGCTGTCATCAAATatgcagataacattttaaaaggatTTGCGACCTCCTTATCCATAATATTGTCAACAATAATATCTTATTTTTGGTTGCAAGATTTTGTGCCAACCAG TGTCTTTTTCCTTGGAGCCATCCTTGTAATAGCAGCTACTTTCTTGTACGGTTACGATCCCAAACCTGCAGGAAATCCCACTAAAGCATAG